In one Balaenoptera musculus isolate JJ_BM4_2016_0621 chromosome 2, mBalMus1.pri.v3, whole genome shotgun sequence genomic region, the following are encoded:
- the C2H14orf132 gene encoding uncharacterized protein C14orf132 homolog: MDLSFMAAQLPMMGGAFMDSPNEDFSAEYSLFNSSTNVHAASNGQGQPEEPPRSSNDAVLLWIAIIATLGNIVVVGVVYAFTF; encoded by the coding sequence CTGCCCATGATGGGAGGCGCCTTCATGGACTCGCCCAACGAGGACTTCAGCGCCGAGTACTCCCTCTTTAACTCCTCCACCAACGTGCACGCGGCCTCCAACGGCCAAGGTCAGCCAGAGGAGCCGCCAAGGTCCTCCAACGACGCCGTCCTGCTCTGGATCGCCATCATAGCGACGCTGGGGAACATTGTCGTGGTGGGGGTGGTGTATGCTTTCACCTTCTGA